From a region of the Nothobranchius furzeri strain GRZ-AD chromosome 12, NfurGRZ-RIMD1, whole genome shotgun sequence genome:
- the LOC107396356 gene encoding uncharacterized protein isoform X2 → MQNIPDPNFPRCFMDVTLIDASSAFSTRFKPGKTFGSLLGGGNASFTTSHVKTPNRRGRTLEMDSTTSKRPSATQSPLKSGTKKKVLSAASRESKRKYDKSRSGTRISIGYALEEWRLLQLDLGLKKDADMAHFLVTSYRKKQAPETAIQGGYVQSTSTPSKRTAAKMSHRLSPTEPVSEGEDFLMAGVEALADDLDLDPFEERKN, encoded by the exons atgcaaaacattcctgatccgaatttcccgcgctgttttatggatgtgacgttaattgacgcttcaagcgcgttctcgacaaggttcaaacccggaaaaacatttggaagcttgctaggtggcggtaacgcgtctttcactactagccacgttaaaaccccaaacagaagaggaagaactctggaaatggattctacaactagcaaacgaccaagcgcaactcaaagcccactaaagagtggcacaaagaagaaggttttatcagcggcatctcgagagtcaaaaagaaaatatgataaaagtcggtcagggacccgaatatctattggttacgctctggaagaatggaggctgcttcaactggacttgggcctgaaaaaggatgcggacatggcacattttctagtgaccag ctaccggaagaagcaggctcctgaaactgcaattcagggaggttatgtgcagtcaacctcaacacccagtaagcgaacagcagctaaaatgtcgcatcgattatctccaactgaacctgtgtctgaggg ggaagattttctaatggctggtgttgaggccttagctgatgacctagatttggatccttttgaagaaag